In Plasmodium vinckei vinckei genome assembly, chromosome: PVVCY_01, one DNA window encodes the following:
- a CDS encoding CIR protein PIR protein, translated as MEAYAFNLFREVDELFESKSVNVRKFYNDTRITQYCPEQDGGYKSCYSDYERINAIGAYVFMELIGKNQNFNGSNDERYISYFIMWISHILYRKFEDNSFTLNSIYDKHLKNNFGNFSYWNLLQNKMYLTNSNIAIMNVLYFLFQNILDTIKKVQTKDIQPHEYPQKALEFYVIYNKLFKHISPCGPYRKLLNHLKTTYNNFIETARQENIHREDILNQLIELSPKEKPFKNNFNTKGCEKIHNKLKNNSSKLIQLGNSMLKDYSERKAQSTPNSPESQDMGFYYYYNHNNGDDDDDDEDNEDNGDEDNDDLEIPKDTKGSLSTDTDNQNHTLDPKQGNSTDVSENGTQMKTSQMNDPSASSKSASQGDPPGDTKKTETRNKDNIAPIQIEDPPTPFPMAMKQTQDDNSQQSHQITDSNIPGGASTTSNSGTKDTGNIKGPQENKQGATGDEQKDSGGGKDDKGGQVGGSNGDQRSQEGLGGSGDGPGSDPVENGPQSTSWPYFGIGSYISTIASKGKEQLNNAVISLETIKKKVTEATTNTIQNIYSKSMSNIQAAYDKSRNLLHGTIDNINSYSKKVANIFIQNDDQSGSGGTGGGVPTPNDSLSSQKNLPQSSSGTPPTTLPLPDPKEQTNPLQSSQDSPGNQNSDKNHQGGSKIQVGITVVKQEDTGTEVKGNKTTGIGDIYVLKEYKQIGISIIVLLIPIALSIMYKYLSYGWRKKLKRKKTMKKVINSIGGKRPVQIIICSSIHKKQPKKSINSVHRKKPPLLNIYKLMQADPIPFINLFFLLIFFVYKRKSDFLEL; from the exons ATGGAAGCATATGCG tttaatttatttcgtGAAGTTGATGAACTTTTTGAAAGTAAGTCTGTTAATGTGAGAAAATTTTACAATGACACAAGAATAACCCAATATTGCCCTGAACAGGATGGTGGATATAAAAGTTGTTATAGTGATTATGAAAGAATCAACGCTATTGGtgcatatgtatttatGGAATTAATTGggaaaaatcaaaattttaatggAAGCAATGATGAAAGATATATtagttattttattatgtggATAAgccatatattatataggAAATTCGAAGATAACTCCTTTACTTTAAATTCGATTTATGACAAGCATTTAAAGAATAATTTTGGAAATTTTAGTTATTGGAAccttttacaaaataaaatgtatctAACAAATTCTAATATTGCGATTATGAATGTtctttactttttatttcagAATATTTTGGATACAATTAAGAAAGTCCAAACAAAAGATATACAACCACACGAATATCCACAAAAGGCCCTTGAATtctatgttatatataataaactttttaaacatattaGTCCGTGTGGCCCGTATCGTAAGTTATTGaatcatttaaaaacaacATATAACAACTTTATAGAAACTGCTAGACAGGAAAATATCCACAGAGAGGATATACTTAATCAGCTTATAGAACTGTCACCGAAAGAAAAaccatttaaaaataattttaacaCTAAAGGATGcgaaaaaatacataacaAATTAAAGAATAATAGTTCCAAGCTTATACAATTGGGAAATAGCATGTTAAAGGATTATTCAGAAAGAAAAGCCCAGAGCACACCTAATTCACCAGAATCTCAAGATATGggattttattattattataatcataATAATGGTGATGATGATGACGATGATGAAGATAATGAAGATAATGGTGATGAAGATAATGATGACTTGGAAATTCCTAAGGATACTAAAGGCAGTTTATCAACTGATACAGATAATCAAAATCATACTTTAGACCCTAAACAAGGGAATTCAACTGATGTGTCAGAAAATGGTACACAAATGAAAACATCCCAAATGAATGATCCCTCGGCAAGTTCCAAATCAGCAAGTCAAGGAGATCCACCAGGggatacaaaaaaaacggAAACAAGGAATAAGGATAATATTGCCCCCATACAAATAGAAGATCCGCCCACACCATTTCCTATGGCTATGAAGCAGACACAAGATGATAATTCACAACAATCACATCAAATAACGGATTCAAATATTCCTGGAGGTGCATCAACCACCTCAAATAGTGGAACAAAGGATACAGGCAATATCAAAGGACCTCAAGAGAATAAACAAGGAGCTACAGGAGACGAACAAAAAGATTCAGGTGGTGGAAAAGATGATAAAGGAGGACAAGTAGGTGGATCAAATGGTGATCAAAGAAGTCAAGAAGGTTTAGGAGGTTCAGGAGATGGGCCAGGTAGTGATCCAGTAGAAAATGGGCCTCAAAGTACATCATGGCCATATTTTGGTATTGGGTCATACATTTCTACGATCGCATCAAAAGGCAAGGaacaattaaataatgcTGTCATTTCGCTTGAAACGATTAAGAAAAAAGTTACAGAAGCCACGACGAATActattcaaaatatatatagtaaatCTATGTCTAATATACAAGCTGCTTACGACAAATCGAGGAATTTATTACATGGCActattgataatataaatagctATTCTAAAAAAGTAgccaatatttttatacaaaatgatGATCAATCAGGATCAGGCGGCACAGGGGGTGGGGTACCCACACCTAATGACTCACTCTCGtctcaaaaaaatttaccTCAAAGTTCATCGGGAACGCCACCCACTACATTACCGTTGCCAGATCCTAAGGAACAAACTAACCCACTTCAATCGTCTCAGGACTCACCTGGAAACCAAAATTCTGATAAAAACCATCAAGGAGGATCTAAAATCCAAGTGGGAATCACAGTGGTTAAACAAGAAGATACTGGGACCGAAgtaaaaggaaataaaacaacAGGAATAGgtgatatatatgtactCAAAGAATACAAACAAATTGGAATTTCAATTATAGTTCTTTTAATACCCATTGCTTTGTCTATTATGTATaag TATTTGTCATATGGatggagaaaaaaattgaagagaaaaaaaaccaTGAAAAAGGTTATAAATTCAATTGGAGGAAAAAGACCTGtgcaaataattatatgttcatcaattcataaaaaacaGCCTAAAAAATCTATAAATTCTGTTCATAGGAAAAAACCtccattattaaatatatacaaacttATGCAGGCTGATCCTATACCattcattaatttattttttttgttaattttttttgtctataaaagaaaatctgattttttggaattataa
- a CDS encoding fam-c protein, translated as MNKNIFSLVCIILYTLLAVSIHCSEQKSDRSKTSGLRSRVIRAIQKIKRSNKKNDIEPQQENQSNNNNKKNRDHEIIDSITYYSDQYKKTRYRHTTCCGLFTEYRYPHTSYYSHSARD; from the exons atgaataaaaatatatttagttTAGTTTGTATCATCTTGTATACCCTTTTGGCTGTATCAATACATTGCTCGGAGCAGAAA AGTGATCGATCTAAGACATCTGGATTAAGAAGTAGGGTCATTCGTGCTatccaaaaaataaagagaagcaacaaaaaaaatgatatagaaCCTCAACAAGAAAACCaatcaaataataacaataaaaaaaatcgtGATCATGAGATAATTGATAGTATTACTTATTACAGTGATCAGTACAAAAAAACGAGGTATCGCCATACAACTTGTTGTGGATTGTTTACTGAATATAGATATCCACATACTTCATATTATTCACATAGTGCACGTGACTAG
- a CDS encoding CIR protein PIR protein: MAESCYNFKDVYTEFNKINGYFSEIETSFGPIILSVKGPIHKYCHYNRTSNSNKCLDYFEMASSGVIHLLETLKDKFDSKYDKLAEYAILWLSYKLSIKPKNKMTDLNKFYTNYIGKNKHYNNKIKDNDLTYKDIIDKKKDLMDMNINEISKFYEVLKTLCNIYSECNKSELDCKKCSQKANEFVQKFKELNKDSKNIENSSYNKMLSILSDDYNNLINTYYNDKSCDFSSIPKIKPEKNSEQDDAEIFVATSSSSILNTVIPGLSTFSVIPVFLGVAYKTIYKKTIKKSKEENET; encoded by the exons ATGGCAGAGTCatgttataattttaaggatgtg taTACAGAATTTAATAAGATCAATGGCTACTTTAGTGAGATTGAAACATCATTTGGACCAATAATTCTATCAGTTAAAGGACCAATCCACAAGTATTGTCATTACAATAGGACCtcaaatagtaataaatgtcttgattattttgaaatgGCTAGTTCTGGTGTTATTCATTTGTTAGAAACGTTAAAGGACAAATTTGattcaaaatatgataaactTGCCGAATACGCTATTTTATGGTTAAGTTATAAACTAAGTATAAagccaaaaaataaaatgaccgatttaaataaattttatactaATTAtataggaaaaaataagcattataataataaaataaaagataatgATCTAACTTATAAAGACAttatagataaaaaaaaagatttgatggatatgaatattaatgaaatatcTAAATTTTATGAAGTATTAAAAACCTTATGTAACATATATAGTGAGTGTAATAAAAGTGAGTTAGATTGCAAAAAATGTTCGCAAAAAGCTAATGAATTTGttcaaaaatttaaagaacTCAATAAAGATTCTAAGAATATAGAAAACagttcatataataaaatgttatCTATATTATCAGATGATTATaacaatttaataaatacatattataatgataaatcTTGCGATTTTTCATCTAttccaaaaataaaacctGAAAAAAATTCTGAACAAGATGATGCAGAAATTTTTGTAGCTACATCAAGTTCGTCGATATTAAACACAGTAATTCCAGGTTTATCGACATTTTCTGTAATACCTGTTTTCTTGGGAGTTGCTTATAAg acaatatataagaaaacaattaaaaaaagtaaagaagaaaatgaaactTAA